A section of the Papio anubis isolate 15944 chromosome 4, Panubis1.0, whole genome shotgun sequence genome encodes:
- the TSC22D4 gene encoding TSC22 domain family protein 4, whose translation MSGGKKKSSFQITSVTTDYEGPGSPGTSDPPTPQPPTGPLPRLPSGEPSPDPGGKGTPRNGSPPPGAPSSRFRVVKLPHGLGEPYRRGRWTCVDVYERDLEPHSFGRLLEGIRGASGGAGGRSLDSRLELASLGLGTPTPQSGLSQGPTSWLRPPPTSPGPQARSFTGGLGQLVVPGKAKAETPPLSASPPQQRPPEPGTGESAGTSRAATPLPSLRVDAEAGGSGTRTPPLSRRKAVDMRLRMELGAPEEMGQVPPLDSRPSSPALYFAHDASLVHKSPDPFGAVAAQKFSLAHSMLAISGHLDSDDDSGSGSLVGIDNKIEQAMDLVKSHLMFAVREEVEVLKEQIRELAERNAALEQENGLLRALASPEQLAQLPSSGVPRLGPSAPNGPSV comes from the exons ATGAGCGGGGGCAAGAAGAAGAGTAGTTTCCAAATCACCAGCGTCACCACAGACTATGAGGGCCCGGGGAGCCCAGGGACTTCAGATCCGCCTACTCCACAGCCCCCCACCGGGCCCCTGCCCCGCCTGCCCAGTGGGGAGCCCAGCCCTGATCCGGGGGGCAAGGGCACCCCCCGGAATGGCTCCCCACCACCTGGGGCCCCCTCCTCCCGTTTCCGGGTGGTGAAGCTGCCCCACGGCCTGGGAGAGCCATATCGCCGTGGTCGCTGGACGTGTGTGGATGTTTATGAGCGAGACCTGGAGCCCCACAGCTTCGGCCGACTCCTGGAGGGAATTCGAGGGGCCTCAGGGGGCGCCGGGGGCAGATCTTTGGATTCCAGGTTGGAGCTGGCCAGCCTCGGCCTgggcacccccaccccacagtcAGGCCTGTCTCAGGGCCCCACCTCCTGGCTCCGTCCACCCCCCACCTCTCCCGGACCTCAGGCCCGCTCCTTCACTGGGGGACTGGGCCAGCTGGTGGTGCCCGGCAAAGCCAAGGCGGAGACACCCCCACTGTCGGCCTCCCCACCCCAGCAGCGCCCCCCAGAGCCTGGGACCGGTGAGAGTGCGGGCACATCCCGGGCTGCCACGCCCCTGCCCTCTCTGAGGGTGGACGCGGAGGCTGGGGGCTCAGGGACCAGGACCCCTCCACTGTCCCGGAGGAAAGCTGTAGACATGCGGCTGCGGATGGAGTTGGGTGCTCCAGAGGAGATGGGGCAG GTGCCCCCACTCGACTCTCGCCCCAGCTCCCCGGCCCTCTACTTTGCCCACGATGCCAGCCTGGTTCACAAATCTCCAGACCCCTTCGGAGCAGTAGCAGCTCAGAAATTCAGCCTGGCCCACTCCATGTTGGCCATCAGTGGTCACCTAGACAGCGATGATGATAG TGGCTCCGGAAGCCTGGTTGGCATTGACAACAAAATCGAGCAAGCCATG GATTTGGTGAAGTCCCACCTCATGTTTGCGGTCCGGGAGGAGGTGGAGGTACTGAAGGAGCAGATCCGGGAACTGGCAGAGCGGAACGCTGCGCTGGAGCAGGAGAACGGGCTGCTGCGCGCCCTGGCCAGCCCGGAGCAGCTGGCTCAGCTGCCCTCCTCGGGGGTCCCACGGCTTGGGCCCTCCGCGCCCAATGGGCCCTCCGTCTGA
- the C4H7orf61 gene encoding uncharacterized protein C7orf61 homolog produces MVVVMKFFRWVRQAWQRIISWVFFWRQKIKPTISEHPGSKKHSLKKMEKTLQVAETLRLVESPKEAKPKLAESPKLADPCVLAKTTEGTKVELGRQGRSLLQLPRTAVKSVSTLMVSALQSGWQMCSWKSSVSSASVSSQVRTQSPLKTPEAEMLWEVYLVLWAVRKQLRQLSRRQERHRRHHVRCHAAPRPNPAQSLKLDAQSPL; encoded by the exons ATGGTTGTGGTCATGAAGTTCTTCCGATGGGTTAGACAGGCTTGGCAAAGGATTATTTCCTGG GTTTTCTTCTGGAGGCAGAAAATTAAACCAACCATCTCAGAACACCCTGGCTCCAAGAAACACTCATTGAAGAAGATGGAGAAGACTCTCCAGGTGGCTGAGACTTTGAGGTTGGTCGAGTCCCCAAAAGAGGCTAAACCCAAGTTGGCTGAGTCCCCCAAGCTGGCAGATCCCTGCGTGTTGGCCAAGACTACAGAGGGGACCAAGGTGGAGCTGGGCCGACAGGGCCGATCCCTGCTGCAGCTGCCGAGGACGGCTGTCAAGTCTGTCTCTACGCTCATGGTCTCTGCCCTGCAGAGCGGCTGGCAGATGTGCAGCTGGAAG TCATCAGTGAGTTCTGCCTCAGTCAGCTCCCAAGTGAGGACTCAGTCACCTTTGAAGACGCCAGAGGCTGAGATGCTGTGGGAGGTGTACCTGGTGCTGTGGGCTGTTCGGAAACAGCTGCGCCAGCTGTCCCGCAGGCAGGAGAGGCACAGACGGCACCACGTCCGATGCCACGCTGCCCCTCGACCCAACCCGGCTCAGTCCCTGAAACTGGATGCCCAAAGTCCCCTCTAG